Genomic DNA from Cucurbita pepo subsp. pepo cultivar mu-cu-16 chromosome LG13, ASM280686v2, whole genome shotgun sequence:
tcATACAGATATTTTGGTGCACGAGGTGAAAGACGCTAAAAATAAGGCCGTCAAGTTTTCTGCAACACTTAATGTCGGAGAAAATAAGGAGTTTGATTTTGTACGTACCTTATATGGTaggtattatttaatttattaaacttgAACGAAGTCATGGTTAACTTTTAAGCATTCCATATGATTGATCTGATGTACACAGTTTAAGTCTCAGTGCACAATATGCAGAGACATGCTTGAATGATAGTAAGAACATATATAATGAAAGGAAACACTCTCAGAGCATGCTATACTGGAGCATGGCTCAGCTTGCGCTAATTATCTGATTACTCGAATTGAACACACCCAAGGAGGaagtaaaatttaaggttCCATACAAAAATgtagtaataatattttactaaCTGAGCGTTTTTCTCTATTATCCAGAGGCAGCATTGtatgagttttttcttttaattatacttaattttaagttttagtttcttaaatttctttctttaaaattagattaaNttttttttttgaatttctaagtttcatttTCGGTTGTTTGACTTTTATGTTTCCACTTTTACTGTTGCCTTTAAGTCTTAAGTTGATGGTTGTcctatagattttttttttagttgaacaACATTGGGAGATCAAACATCCCACTCTAGATTTACTAAACCAGGTTTTAGAAAtccttcatatatttttttctcattttattcgtattagtattattttttgtggAACAAACTGGGTTTTTGTCTCGCAAAGGAACAATTTTAATGTGTAAGTGGATTTCTTGGGTAAATACTGACGAGACATTATTCAGTAAGTATATTCCTTATCAAGAATCAAAGTTTGTTTTTGGGATTGACGTGTCTTGTGGGAGAGTAATTTTCCTTAAGTGTGACTAAATTTTCACATGGACATAGATCTTTCTTTCTGTAACTATGAGCTTTATTTGATTAGCATATGTTAGAGGAACTTTCAATTCCTTGGGTTCCTTGTATGCTTTTGTCCATTCACTTCATTTGTCAGGGAAACTATTCTTatcattaagaaaaaaaaaaaaggatattaCTAATTCTGAGAAAAAGAGGAACTTCCCAGGTGCTTGGAAAACCAGTACCTCTGTAGTTTCAGATTCTCATAGAGACGGACAAAGTCCCTAAGGAACCAAATTCTCTGAGAATCATCATGATGCTTGTGTGCCTAGTTTATGTTGCAGGTTTCAAAACATGGTATTATTGAGTACAATATATTATGTGTATGAAGTCATCATTTCGAACTCCCCTGAAACACAATATCTATATGACGGAAATGACCAATTAAATCATTCCTCTTCCTTCGCATCTCTATCCAAAGGATTATAAGCCCTTTAGTCTTCAAGGCTTCTAATAGTTTGTTCTAACTATCACACTATCTCATAAAGCTATGAACAGTTTAAACAGCATTATATTGATCATGACTCGCAgtgatttcttcttttgaagttgCTCATTGTatccaaatattttctttctcatgCCTGAAATTTGTAAAGATTGTCCCAATTTCCTATCATCTCTATTTTCCTTTGTTATGAACTTTTGCAGAAGGGGCTATAGCTGGAGGTGCTGCTGGCCTCGTTGTAGAAGCTGCTCTATATCCAATTGATACAGTAAAAACTCGTCTACAGGTAGCCTTATATGCGGAGTTTACTTCCAATTGGACAGTGAATACCTTTTAGGCTCCTAGAACGTTCGATCCTTAAATTTTTGGTTTCTACTGTTTTTTGCAATTATTCTGTTCACTTAATACTTCTAAGTGCTGTGCTCTTATTTCATCTATTCAAACGTTCTGCTTCTTGGAGActgatatttatatttttttgttctcttcattGAAATTATTTGTCCTGGATTGATTAGTTATACGATCTCTACTATGCTATTGCTGAAGCACTTCATTCCCTTGCTTAAGTCATTATCCATACCCCTCTACCCATTTGATTTTCTTATGCTCATCGAACAAACTATAGGGGCCTTTGTGCTTTTATTCTGTCATATGTTGGCTTTTGAATGTGTAGCACCTGGTGATTTTGGAATTATACAATCATGGTTTTTGATAGGCTGTTCATGGAGGAGGAAAAGTTGTACTAAAGGGTCTTTATTCTGGATTGGCTGCAAATCTTGTTGGGATGTTACCGTAAGTGTACGATATTTTTCATCATCTCCTCTGCTATGTTGGATAAATGTATCATGTTTGCAATGTTGGAGCTCTGTTTTAACATGAACAGAAATCTTTCTCGAATGTGATTTTGAATATGAAAGTATATCATATGAGAAACTGAAAAAATCCATTAGTTTGTATGGAAGATGAGAATGTCTCGCGCTCCAAATGCCTTTCCTTTTTAACCTGGTTTCTAGTAATTTTTCTCCTAACACCTTTAAgtaatctttaatttttttcgttCATGTTGATGTTATGGCCTGTAGCAACGGCATGTCTTTATTTGAGTGAAAaccaatttttgtttaaacatCAATTCTTGCTTTCAGAATTTATTGCACCGTGGACCTTTTTGTGCTTTGATTTTTGGCTGTTATTGAGTCACTTACAATTCTCGTTCATCCattaatatattgaaatagtaatagttaaaattatgTGTGTTGGTTCTTTAATGCAGTAATTGTTCTTAATTCTCATCATATGACGTCTGTGCTTAATGTTCTATAATTTCACTATTATCAGTGCCACTGCCATTTTCGTTGGTGTATATGAACCTACCAAGCAGAAATTGCTCAATTCTCTCCCCGAAAACCTCAATGCTTTAGCTCATCTGGTAAGATTTACCACCGACCATGTTTTCCCTTCGGCTACgctattttgttaaaaaaaaaaaaaaagtccctAAGTTGCATTCCGTCTTTTTTTTCCAATGATATTTTAGAGCGAACTATTGCATCAGAATGTTGGATAGAGCtctttatttgttaatttaatagGTGTTCAAGCTACCTACAGACTGCAGGTGTCATAGGAGGAGTGGCTTCATCGATCATCCGTGTACCAACAGAGGTAACTAAATTCAGCTGCCCTATTACAATATTATGTCCATGCTTGCTGAGCTCGTTACTTGTTCATCGTTTCCAGGTTGTTAAGCAAAGGATGCAGACTAGCCACTTTGCATCTACATCGAATGCTGTCCACGTTATTGTTTCAAGGGAAGGTTTTAAAGGCCTTTATGCGGTAATAGTAATCACTTTATTACTGATCTTTTCATACTACACCAAACGTCCTTAACCGTCATTATTcgataaatattttaccaaTTTATTGCGAAAGAGAGTGTATTTTTTCTTGTGGTTGCATATTGGTAATTGATCGCTTTCCTGTTTCTTTGATTGATGTCTCAGGGGTATGGATCTTTCTTACTACGAGATTTGCCATTTGATGCCATTCAGTTCTGCATTTATGAACAACTTAGGATAGGGTACAAGCTAGCAGTAAGTTCAATACAAGCTCTCTTTCGGAACAAATGCAACAAAATAATCCATAAGACGATTTTGTAATCTTCAACTTATTCCATCAACTAATAGACTTCTACTTCTCCATCCACTATTCTTTGTTAAGTTGAAATGTTAACAACTCATGGCCAGTTTACAATTTTGTTAAGGAGCATGAATATTGTACGTCTTGATGCAGGCGCAAAGAGATCCAAATGACCCTGAGAATGCTATAATTGGTGCCTTTTCTGGTAAATCATCGAATgacatcttttcttcttttgtttttgtaagaGTTTGGGCTGGAAGTTCATGACGTTTAAAACTCGAAGCACTTTagcattttcttctttatcgGTTCATCTTTGGAACATTATAAACTGAATAGTTGGACTCTACTCATTTCTATGTCTGTTTCAGTCCAACTAAGATTGTTTACAGAACTTGTTCTTATTCACCATTGCATATATTGGTCCCATGAAACTTTTAGCACGTAAAATTATGGATGTTTCAAGTGGACTCGTTATGTGCAGGTGCCTAGGAGCTGTTTCTAGTATCTACAAATATGCAATATTCATCTTCCAGTTTCTCTAATCTAGTCTCCTTCTCCACAATGACATGCACTCACCTTATGATCCCAAATTATTCTTGACCGATATCTGGTTGCGCACGTAAATAGCCAAATCATGCATTTCATGCTTAACACattgtgaaaaagaaaactattaTGATGTAGCAGAATTTCGTTTAGCCTCCCAAAGAGGTTGCTTTCACggaattggaaaaaaaatatttgatttggtttttttttttttttttttgatttcATGTGGGGTGGAGGATTCAAACCTTCAGAGCTCTTGATTGAGAGTACATGTTTTATGTGATGTGCGTTAAATTATGTCgatcttgaaaattttgttctatttCTCTTTGCAACGGTTAATCTAGTTATTTCAAATGCTTAATGTCCTTTCGGATCATTTTCCCCTGTAGGTGCTATTACTGGGGCTATAACCACTCCTCTTGATGTGATCAAAACTAGATTAATGATTCAGGTACTGATTTTCATGTGCTACTccctaacttttttttaagtgtggacacatttttcttacttgatttttaatattacgCAGGGATCAAGTAGTCAATATCAAGGTATTCGTGATTGTTGTAGGACCATAATGAAGGAAGAAGGAGCACGTGCCTTTTTAAAGGTTTGTTGCTCGTTCTTCAAACCTGAgattactattattatattaGGTTAAATTCTACGTACTCTTGAACTTTAAGATAAGTTTTAATCATActctcaaattttgaaaattttcttttttacttttgaacgTTTGTTCtgaaatatagtttttttttttcattaaaataagatagaatttgaaaatgtatttttgttaaaaaaatttggaagttcaagagtaaaaactaaaaatttcaaaatctagaggtacaaatatatataatataacaaataagtataataataattattaaataatagatTCAAAACCTTAAATCACTCAAAACGGCTCCACTTAAGAGTCCAGAACTATGACGAAGAGATACAACGACACGAACTTCCTCCCTTACAAAACGAACCAAATAAATTGTGAGTCTATTTGTTATTGCAGGGCATAGGGCCAAGGGTATTGTGGATAGGGTTAGGAGGCGCTATATTTTTTGGCGTTCTTGAAAAAACAAAGCAGATGCTTGCTAATAAGAGGTGTCCAATGCCTCAGAAACCCATCCAGCCGCGATGATGCAGGTCATCATTTTAAGGCCTCacatcttattattatttcgtCATTTAAACATGGGCCTGATTTCtctattaattttcatttgttcttcctcccctcgttttcttttttagattatAACATTTTTGATAAAAGCATaattccattttaaaattggaattgATTCATTTAAATCTAGTGCTTCTGACTGCTTTGTTACACTTGTGGAATACAGAAGCGCGGCCAGGTTTGGAACTGGGGCGTTCAACGACTTGTCTTCTTATATTGATTCTAGAGGTATCAAGAAACCCTTGATCTTTCCAAGCATCTTGACAAATCTTAAAACAAAGGTCGAAGTGTCGTTTGCCCactcaatttttcaaattaaattctccaatacttttaaaatgaaCATAAGATCCCTTAGCTTTATTTACTCTTCAATAATAGATAATGAAACTTTGATGATGTTGACATCTATTAAAGTTGTGCAAGTTGGTTGAGTGAGTACTAAGGAGTGAATATTAAAGTAGCAAAATAGTAACAAAATGCATATTATTTAGAGCCCAAAACGAACaatcattttttaagttagaaAACTAAAATGATGATGAAGCTCTAAGAATTGACCAAACTGAGATTTAATCCTAAAGCAAATGGTGGAAAAAGAGGGAGTAATTTTTACTTGATTGCAACAGTTTCAATTACCTAAAATTCTAGATCACCACAAAATGGTacagaaattttaaaaagaaatacaacATAAActcaccttttcttttctttttcttttcttttttgtttgggggaaataaatgaaaagtaacctaaaataaataaacaaaataaaacgattTCAGACCCCACTTGGAAAGTCTAGATTTCATCCTCGTCTGAAATAAAAAGCAAATAAATACTAAAACAACAGCCAAGAAAATAATACCTAAAACAAGAAATGGGCTTTTTAAGCCTTAGTCTTCTTGACTCGTGCGATCGTATTTGTGGTACTTGAATAAACTAAAAGACCAATCCTGAGCACGACACTCGAATACTCTTTCACTACATTAATATTTGACAAAAACACTTGTGGCAAGCAATTTTCACTACAGTGAATTCTTGGACGGGAGATTCTTTGAAGCTAGCAAGATAGAAAATACCCTATTATTGGACATGAGTggtttgataatcatttgtTTAGGAGCGGTTTGATTAACAATTTCGTTtaaaattttctgtttttgaaaattaagttagtgtttagttttaaaaaataagtcaaattctgaaaactaaaaaaagtgGTAGAATTCAAATGTGATTAAAAGGAGAGCAGCTCGCcaaaacaagtaaaaaaagtgagaaaacaaatatgattttcgaaataaaaaactaaaagattatcaaaatatatatatatatatatatatatatatatatatatatatatatatatatatttggaaatagttggagaatttcaaaaactaaaaaagtaGTGTTATTAAAACAGATTTATGTTTCTCAAAATCCTGTTTTTTTTGTCCTAACGATattaaacaaacaataaaacagaaaagaatATGGTAATACATTCATGTCTACAGTAGACCATATTCAGTGTCCTACGTCATAAGCACATGATAAACTACTTTTCcttcaatatatataatatcatacGAAATTCATCTCAACCTGGAATCTtgtgtttaaaattttcaccTAGGAGGCTAGGACATGGAGAATTTCAACATGCTTCACAAAGATCAAGACTACACATAAACAGTTAAAAGGGAAACGGAAGCACTTACCttcatatttctctcttgGTGCAGCTAACCGGTGAGAGAGTCGGCAAACTTTTGACTAGCTTTAACCtgtcaattaaatttaagaatatttattaGGTAGATTGTTCACCTCTCAGTATATACAACCTTTACCTTTGAACTTATTTGGTGTAAATCTAATTCAATTGAGTACCATACCAgattcaaaaatcaatttttttttataatttattgtaatagttcaagtccaccgctagcaaatttttttgtcttctaACGACGAttcgtaacgagtcaaagaagacaatatctgctagtaatAGGCTTGTAATTCACTATATATAGGATATTTTCTGAAAAGGCGTGGTAGAAgctaaaatacaaaatgaaagaaaaaggatacccaaataattaattgcagaataacacaaagaaaatttaaagatttgaaAGTACCTAGTAATCTATTCCTCTGAGTGTAATGGTTGCAGGTAACGGCCTTCCACTCTGATGAAAAAAATTCTTCCATGTATTCCTGTCTGAATAGAGCATAGAAATGATTTTGTAACTTAGCTACAAAGCAGAGGTCTTCAACGTTCTTTTAAACTCATTGAATAGAGTTCCAATTCGTTTGACAGACGTATATGCAACTCAAAGACAACTAAGGTGTACCTGAATAAGGCTTGCAACAAGCTTTAACATGCTCAACTTGTTGTACTAAAATGGTAGCAAGCTGCACGTATGTCAGATTAAACGAGAGTCATGTGAAGGGCAAAGATCACTAAAATCCACAGGAGAAAAATTGACATGACAGCCAATACTTTATAAACCTCCACTTATTGAAAGTAATAGAATAACAAGACTTTTATTCCTTTCTATTGAAGCAGGGATGGGTTGAACTCAACTCCAACCTGATTAGCAGCAGAAGGCCATCTATTCTGTAATCTCTAAAGTCTACTCAAAACAGCCACCGTATATATAATTCCAGTCTTTCATGCCACCATATATGGGCCATGGGGTACCTACAGCAATCTTGTGTAAATTCTAAAATGAACTTTAAAAGAGAGCAATTCATTAATTTCAGAATCATGACGCATGGATGTGATATATgcatttatttccatttaattaaaagagaGTAATTCATTAACTCTAAAATGCACTTTCAAGTTGTCGTGCATATTCATCATCGTTGGCGACAAAGAATTGACACCAAGTGAACGTATAACGTCATAGAATTGGTTTGGGCCATTTAATGGTGAAAAGCAGTTGATCGCAGGAGAAAAGCAATAAACTGGTAGGAAAGAAGACCCGTCTTTAGACATGGGAAGCCCCTGGAAAGAAGCTTCCGAAGCGTTTAGTGGTGCCATTGGACAAGGAGGAACCCCTCCGGCATAAAGGTTAAGACGACCTATTCCTCTATTAAACTAAAGAGATGGTAGATCTCTGGGAAACACCATGCATGTAATGATTGCTCCATACATCCAAAATTATTCATATGAcaagaaatatttagtatTCCTAAGATCAACTGCAAGACATTTCCAACGACTATTTACGGGCATTGACATAGGTAAGAGGATGGGAAAATCCTCAAATTAAGAAGATATGCTACTGTTTGGGATGCTGAGAGTAGAGAGCGACATAACAGGCGCAAACTTGgaaaacataaacaataataagaaCTCTTaaatcaacaacaaaaatcCATTTGTGTTTAAAGTGTGAGTTCATCTCTTTTCTCAAACCTGGGAATTACAATacggaggaaaaagaaactataATGGAGTTTGGAAATGTAATTGCAACAATTAATAGACTCAGTCCAACAACAGATGCATGTTGTCGTATTGaaactttcattttgttttaagtcCACAATATTTCACTGTTGCAGAAAGTATGCTgttttttatagataaaaatgttataagcAAACATAAATGCATGTGACATGGTGAATATGAATGAGATTGAATATGTAtgtaaatgaaagataaaatatgTAAGTTACAAATGGATCATTCAGGTACTATCACTTATCCAGTTAGCAAACTGCCAAGAAGCTCTCAGTCAACAGGCTCATGTCCATGTACATTACCTATGTTctgaaaaatcaaataaaatcattacAAACTTCCTCGAGAAAGTCCATAGGtgctcttataaaaaatactccaTTCAATTCTACACTTGGCCCATACATACAGAAACAGTACATGCAGTCGAAGAGCTTTCTTGCTTTTCACCctatgatttttctttctagatAGTACATGCAGTCAAAGAGCAACCATGTTAACAGGCACTGAACAATGACCACTATTATATCAACAGTATACCAAAGATGACTAATAATTCGGAAGTTTGACAATGGACGCATGCTTTAGCAGTTCATCATGGCATATAGCCCCATAGAACAGGTAAATAACAACAGTAATGTTAGTATACTCGAACCTAAAACAACATacaatgtttattttattttattttacagtTTCATGTTTCAAATTATCAATCCATGCAAGAGATACCTTTTTTTCCCCTATAACTGATCAAGCATCCAAGAGCA
This window encodes:
- the LOC111809369 gene encoding S-adenosylmethionine carrier 1, chloroplastic/mitochondrial-like; its protein translation is MRDSPDILVHEVKDAKNKAVKFSATLNVGENKEFDFVRTLYEGAIAGGAAGLVVEAALYPIDTVKTRLQAVHGGGKVVLKGLYSGLAANLVGMLPATAIFVGVYEPTKQKLLNSLPENLNALAHLTAGVIGGVASSIIRVPTEVVKQRMQTSHFASTSNAVHVIVSREGFKGLYAGYGSFLLRDLPFDAIQFCIYEQLRIGYKLAAQRDPNDPENAIIGAFSGAITGAITTPLDVIKTRLMIQGSSSQYQGIRDCCRTIMKEEGARAFLKGIGPRVLWIGLGGAIFFGVLEKTKQMLANKRCPMPQKPIQPR